The genomic interval AAACAGAAGACAGTCAGAATTACCACCGAACAAGATAGTAACCACGGAAACGATTCTATTGAAGTTGTATAATCAGGAACAAACACTGTGTCACCAACACCCACCTGTTGTCTCCATTTTAGTAACTTTAGTGCCCTTCTTGATAGCTGGCAGGACACCTACAGAAAGAGGATCATAGACATTAGTTGATCCTTCCACCATATATCGTTTTAGAATTCTATCAATAAATCCAAGTATTTTGGAAGTGGAGATCAATACTCACTGTAACTGGTTGTTCGAGATAGAAGAGTTTGAGGCAGTGCCAACACACCAACTACTTGGCGGCTTAGTTTTTTCACCCCTGCCTTAGCCTCCCTAGCCCTTCTAGCCTTGATAGCCTCTCTGGCCTTCTTTTCTGCCTTTGCTATATTGGTCTCTCGGCTGGGCCTGGGGCCTTGCGGGGGCTTCGGCACAAGGTTCTGAGGCAAATAACAACAGTGGGGAAATCATATCACCATAGAAACCGCATTTTTCACCATAGGCATGATGGTACTGAGTGACATGTCACATAAGGCTTAACCTTAGAATTACAATCAGAATTCAAATCTGAATTCCAATACTATTAGTTCTAACTGGTAGGTGGTCCATGTGTCGTAATGGCGTTATTATCTCGTTTTAAACTGGTTTTCAACCCGTCATATTACTAGATTGCAACCAACTGGCCTCCGTTACAAccagacgttttgcaacagaactaaAAGCTGTTTCTTACCTTTCGAGGGCTGTCCTGGGGGCAGTCTACCAGGGCTGGCAGGCTTAGTCCATCATGGCCAGCGGAATGGACATCTGTCTGGAACACTTGCTCTCCAGCACTTGCTTGGAGGGTTCCAGCCTGGGGTATAGGAACATAAGGAAATACATTTAACTTAAGCCCTCCATTATTATGCCCACTTTTCCAACTATAAATCATAACCTTAGAATTACAATCAGAATTAAAATCTGAATTCCAATACTATTAGTTCTAACTGGTAGGTGGTCCATGTGTCTTAATGGCGTTATTATCAAATTTTAAACTGGTTTTCAACCTGTCATATTACTAGATTGCAACCAACTGGCCTCCGTTACAAccagacgttttgcaacagaactaaAAGCTGTTTCTTACCTTTCGAGGCCTGTCCTGGGGGCAGTCTACCAGGGCTGGCAGGCTTAGTCCATCATGGCCAGCGGAATGGACATCTGTCTGGAACACTTGCTCTCCAGCACTAGCTTGGAGGGTCCCAGCCTGGGGTATAGGAACATAAGGAAATACATTTAACTTAAGCCCTCCATTATTATGCCCACTTTTCCAACTATACATCATAACCTTAGAATTACAATCAGAATTAAAATCTGAATTCCAATACTATTAGTTCTAACTGGTAGGTGGTCCATGTGTCGTAATGGCGTTATTATCTCGTTTTAAACTGGTTTTCAACCCGTCATATTACTAGATTGCAACCAACTGGCCTCCTTTACAAccagacgttttgcaacagaactaaAAGCTGTTTCTTACCTTTCGAGGGCTGTCCTGGGGGCAGTCTACCAGGGCTGGCAGGCTTAGTCCATCATGGCCAGCGGAATGGACATCTGTCTGGAACACTTGCTCTCCAGCACTTGCTTGGAGGGTTCCAGCCTGGGGTATAGGAACATAAGGAAATACATTTAACTTAAGCCCTCCATTATTATGCCCACTTTTCCAACTATAAATCATAACCTTAGAATTACAATCAGAATTAAAATCTGAATTCCAATACTATTAGTTCTAACTGGTAGGTGGTCCATGTGTCTTAATGGTGTTATTATCTCGTTTTAAACTGGTTTTCAACCCGTCATATTACTAGATTGCAACCAACTGGCCTCCTTTACAAccagacgttttgcaacagaactaaAAGCTGTTTCTTACCTTTCGAGGGCTGTCCTGGGTGCAGTCTACCAGGGCTGGCAGGCTTAGTCCATCACGGCCAGCGGAATGGACATCTGTCTGGATTACGTGCTCTCCAGCACTAGCTTGGAGCGTCCCAGCCTGGGGTATATGAACATAAGGAAATAGATTTAATCTTAGCCCTCAATTAATTATGCCCACTTTTCCAACTATAAATCCTATCAATCTGTTTTTACAGGATATAGGTTATACTACCAAGAAGATCGCCTCATTACATATCAAGAGAGTTAGCCCCAGAATGAACAAACGTTTTTTTATCACTTGTGAGACTTACTTTTAGAAGATTTATTCTCAACAGTTTATGATTTCTATCCATTGTGCTTTCAGTCACCCTTCAGATTGGACCTGACATTTTTTtataaacaaatacatttttaaatacatttcacttttttttttacaacatctTGGCCAATTTTGCTGTACTCACACAGAATTTTTCCTTTGTCCACTCAAAGTGATTTATTTGAACATGAGGATGACTGTCCTTTGCAAAGCATCAACTCAACTGAGCCAAAAGTAGCGCACTGAACGTTTTCTTGAGTTCGTTTACGTCACAGGCTTCTATTACGTCAACTACAAAAGCACAGAGCGACCACTCCGGGAAATTAATGCATTGTTTCTGATCACATACGATATCTAAAAAATGTTTACAATGTAACCCAATTCACTTTGGTTCAGTGAGGTTTTATCGTATTTTATGGATAAATGTTGCCCTCTGTTGGTCATAACTGAAATAGTCAGGAATTAAAGTCGCGCAGTCATCAGTCTGCACACTCCCACTATTGGACTTTTAACAGCTACGGTTAACGTAACATCTATTTAGTGTCAATAATATGGACCAATCAAATGATTATattcaaataaatcaaatcattGGTGGGTTTGGTGAGGGAAGACAGATGTAGTAAGCTGATATGATCAGGGCAGGCACACATATTGCCCATGAATGAATAAATGTTTTAAGCCAGATGTCTATTTGTCCAAGACAGTCATTGTTATGCCTATGCCCAAAATGCCCCATATAGCTTCATGTCACACATCTATCATACTTTATACAAACTGGATGAATGCAGGCTGTTGGTTTGTAAATGTTGtaaataaatatgtatatattatgcatattattattattgtttcattcacttATCTTTTtgacctgcactgttggagttcagatcttaagaatttcactgtaccctgcaattacATCTGCGACCCctatgtatgtgactaataaactcaTCTAATCGAATGAAATCTATTTTAATTATTCAAATGTAACTCTTATTATGTCAATTGCAATTAGGTTAGGGCATTATTATAGCCTATACTGGCTATAATGACTGGCACAGTGAACATACTCATAACAatgatactgtagtagacagtagactgcaaattgactttAAGAATCTATAGCATGCAGGTGGGTCTGTAAAAAAAAACTCAACAAGAAGAAGATCAAAATAGCTGCAAGTTGTGTTTATTGAATTAAATGGGGTGTAATAAAATGAGTTGTGAGTAGGGGGtgttgtctccctccctcttctgttGGCTTTGAGAGTTTTTTTTAGAAAATGGGTTGGGGGAGGTGGCAGCAGGGTTTACCCAAACTCGTCTTCTGCACAGTTACTTTTTGCAGTTTTTTTTtgcaggggaagcaaaatagttTTGCCAGGGTGGCTGTGATCCGCGGGAGGAGAGCCTGTTTTTTCTTAGGCTCATCTGCAGCTACAATACCTGAACAGGTGACAGAGAACAGGGCATGAAatcagggtcgtgttcattagggtacACAGTAGCAAAATATTttgaaacagaaaacaaaaacaagcatttGTTATTGGCAAGTTCAAGAAAGTTCCTCCCTGTTTTAGTCCGTTGTCTTCCATTTAGTGGCTAATGAATAAGACCCTGATAACTTCATCATAGTCTCCCGTCCTTACATTACAATAGTGTGCTGAAGACAGATGCACATGCTGACTGACAGAAATGAGGACTTACTATCATTGCCAAGAGGAGACACCTTGTTCTTCTTCTGGTCCTTGTTATTTCCTCGCTTCTTCTTTCCTGACTTCCTCACTTCTTTCTTCATAgcctcttccttctctttcttcttagtagagagagaaacagaaatgaGTCGATGCCTCACAATCAAACAGCCCAAATAACTAAACGATCTACTGGTTCTTGGCTGTCTCACCTGTGTGGAGGTGATGTCCTTGAGGTCTGTGGAGAGGACGCTGCTGATGGGCTTGGTGCTTTCAGAAAGGTAGCTAATTACCTGGGACTTCTCAGAGATGGCTGAGCTTACACTGGTCTTTTCCAAACCAGTGCTGTCATCAGCcatctcctctaggtcctcttctAGGGTTTCCCTCCAAGCCAGGAGCTCCTCGGTGAGGGTGACGTCACTCCTTGAGGAGGTTGAGGAGTGTGATCTCCCACTAGCACGTCTCCTCCTGGCTCCAAAATGGCCGTCGGAACTCCAGTTCTCGGAATAGTCATCTATGACTTGTGTGATGGTGTCCGCCATGCACCCGATGGCTCCCTCGCTACCAGAGCGTGCGGCACGCAGTTGAGCCCGGTTGGAGTCCGAACGCAGGGACAATCTTTTAGCCGCAGTCTTCACGATAGCCTTCACCGCATCCTCCCCACTGAATTGGATGCTCTCCTCCAGGCCAAAGACGACAGAGATGTCAGCATTCTTCAGGGCATGCTGGACCTCCACAAAGAGATCCTTCATCAGCCTGAAGGGGTCATTGGCCCTCCTTGTCTGGGGGGACTCTGAGGCCTCCAGTCGGCACATGATGCCATGGAGAATAAACTTCAGAGTCTGGGGGCTCATGACGGTGGCACAGGGAGTGCTGCGAAGGAGGATGTCCTCCTTGCCTGGTAGGAGGGAGGGAATCTTCTCCAGGGAGTCCTGCCTGTTCTTGGTGGGCATCAGGGAGCTGTCACTCATCTCGGAGACCTCAGCTCCCCCCACCTCTTCTTCCAGGGTCTGGGAAGGAGCTGCCCGTGCTGCATGGGTGGTCGTCATCATTATCTCCCCATCAGGTGTCAAGGGACATAGGGGTTCTGAAACAGAAGACAGTCAGAATTACCACCGAACAAGATAGTAACCACGGAAACGATTCTATTGAAGTTGTATAATCAGGAACAAACACTGTGTCACCAACACCCACCTGTTGTCTCCATTTTAGTAACTTTAGTGCCCTTCTTGATAGCTGGCAGGACACCTACAGAAAGAGGATCATAGACATTAGTTGATCCTTCCACCATATATCGTTTTAGAATTCTATCAATAAATCCAAGTATTTTGGAAGTGGAGATCAATACTCACTGTAACTGGTTGTTCGAGATAGAAGAGTTTGAGGCAGTGCCAACACACCAACTACTTGGCGGCTTAGTTTTTTCACCCCTGCCTTAGCCTCCCTAGCCCTTCTAGCCTTGATAGCCTCTCTGGCCTTCTTTTCTGCCTTTGCTATATTGGTCTCTCGGCTGGGCCTGGGGCCTTGCGGGGGCTTCGGCACAAGGTTCTGAGGCAAATAACAACAGTGGGGAAATCATATCACCATAGAAACCGCATTTTTCACCATAGGCATGATGGTACTGAGTGACATGTCACATAAGGCTTAACCTTAGAATTACAATCAGAATTCAAATCTGAATTCCAATACTATTAGTTCTAACTGGTAGGTGGTCCATGTGTCGTAATGGCGTTATTATCTCGTTTTAAACTGGTTTTCAACCCGTCATATTACTAGATTGCAACCAACTGGCCTCCGTTACAAccagacgttttgcaacagaactaaAAGCTGTTTCTTACCTTTCGAGGGCTGTCCTGGGGGCAGTCTACCAGGGCTGGCAGGCTTAGTCCATCATGGCCAGCGGAATGGACATCTGTCTGGAACACTTGCTCTCCAGCACTTGCTTGGAGGGTTCCAGCCTGGGGTATAGGAACATAAGGAAATACATTTAACTTAAGCCCTCCATTATTATGCCCACTTTTCCAACTATAAATCATAACCTTAGAATTACAATCAGAATTAAAATCTGAATTCCAATACTATTAGTTCTAACTGGTAGGTGGTCCATGTGTCTTAATGGCGTTATTATCAAATTTTAAACTGGTTTTCAACCTGTCATATTACTAGATTGCAACCAACTGGCCTCCGTTACAAccagacgttttgcaacagaactaaAAGCTGTTTCTTACCTTTCGAGGCCTGTCCTGGGGGCAGTCTACCAGGGCTGGCAGGCTTAGTCCATCATGGCCAGCGGAATGGACATCTGTCTGGAACACTTGCTCTCCAGCACTAGCTTGGAGGGTCCCAGCCTGGGGTATAGGAACATAAGGAAATACATTTAACTTAAGCCCTCCATTATTATGCCCACTTTTCCAACTATACATCATAACCTTAGAATTACAATCAGAATTAAAATCTGAATTCCAATACTATTAGTTCTAACTGGTAGGTGGTCCATGTGTCGTAATGGCGTTATTATCTCGTTTTAAACTGGTTTTCAACCCGTCATATTACTAGATTGCAACCAACTGGCCTCCGTTACAAccagacgttttgcaacagaactaaAAGCTGTTTCTTACCTTTCGAGGGCTGTCCTGGGGGCAGTCTACCAGGGCTGGCAGGCTTAGTCCATCATGGCCAGCGGAATGGACATCTGTCTGGAACACTTGCTCTCCAGCACTTGCTTGGAGGGTTCCAGCCTGGGGTATAGGAACATAAGGAAATACATTTAACTTAAGCCCTCCATTATTATGCCCACTTTTCCAACTATAAATCATAACCTTAGAATTACAATCAGAATTAAAATCTGAATTCCAATACTATTAGTTCTAACTGGTAGGTGGTCCATGTGTCTTAATGGTGTTATTATCTCGTTTTAAACTGGTTTTCAACCCGTCATATTACTAGATTGCAACCAACTGGTCTCCGTTACAAccagacgttttgcaacagaactaaAAGCTGTTTCTTACCTTTCGAGGCCTGTCCTGGGGGCAGTCTACCAGGGCTGGCAGGCTTAGTCCATCATGGCCAGCGGAATGGACATCTGTCTGGAACACTTGCTCTCCAGCACTAGCTTGGAGGGTCCCAGCCTGGGGTATAGGAACATAAGGAAATACATTTAACTTAAGCCCTCCATTATTATGCCCACTTTTCCAACTATACATCATAACCTTAGAATTACAATCTGAATTACAATCTGAATTCCAATACTATTAGTTCTAACTGGTAGGTGGTCCATGTGTCGTAATGGCGTTATTATCTCGTTTTAAACTGGTTTTCAACCCGTCATATTACTAGATTGCAACCAACTGGCCTCCTTTACAAccagacgttttgcaacagaactaaAAGCTGTTTCTTACCTTTCGAGGGCTGTCCTGGGGGCAGTCTACCAGGGCTGGCAGGCTTAGTCCATCACGGCCAGCGGAATGGACATCTGTCTGGATTACGTGCTCTCCAGCACTAGCTTGGAGCGTCCCAGCCTGGGGTATATGAACATAAGGAAATAGATTTAATCTTAGCCCTCAATTAATTATGCCCACTTTTCCAACTATAAATCCTATCAATCTGTTTTTACAGGATATAGGTTATACTACCAAGAAGATCGCCTCATTACATATCAAGAGAGTTAGCCCCAGAATGAACAAACGTTTTTTTATCACTTGTGAGACTTACTTTTAGAAGATTTATTCTCAACAGTTTATGATTTCTATCCATTGTGCTTTCAGTCACCCTTCAGATTGGACCTGACATTTTTTtataaacaaatacatttttaaatacatttcacttttttttttacaacatctTGGCCAATTTTGCTGTACTCACACAGAATTTTTCCTTTGTCCACTCAAAGTGATTTATTTGAACATGAGGATGACTGTCCTTTGCAAAGCATCAACTCAACTGAGCCAAAAGTAGCGCACTGAACGTTTTCTTGAGTTCGTTTACGTCACAGGCTTCTATTACGTCAACTACAAAAGCACAGAGCGACCACTCCGGGAAATTAATGCATTGTTTCTGATCACATACGATATCTAAAAAATGTTTACAATGTAACCCAATTCACTTTGGTTCAGTGAGGTTTTGTCGTATTTTATGGATAAATGTTGCCCTCTGTTGGTCATAACTGAAATAGTCCGAAATTAAAGTCGCGCAGTCATCAGTCTGCACACTCCCACTATTGGACTTTTAACAGCTACGGTTAACGTAACATCTATTTAGTGTCAATAATATGGACCAATCAAATGATTATattcaaataaatcaaatcattGGTGGGTTTGGTGAGGGAAGACAGATGTAGTAAGCTGATATGATCAGGGCAGGCACACATATTGCCCATGAATGAATAAATGTTTTAAGCCAGATGTCTATTTGTCCAAGACAGTCATTGTTATGCCTATGCCCAAAATGCCCCATATAGCTTCATGTCACACATCTATCATACTTTATACAAACTGGATGAATGCAGGCTGTTGGTTTGTAAATGTTGtaaataaatatgtatatattatgcatattattattattgtttcattcacttATCTTTTtgacctgcactgttggagttcagatcttaagaatttcactgtaccctgcaattacATCTGCGACCCctatgtatgtgactaataaactcaTCTAATCGAATGAAATCTATTTTAATTATTCAAATGTAACTCTTATTATGTCAATTGCAATTAGGTTAGGGCATTATTATAGCCTATACTGGCTATAATGACTGGCACAGTGAACATACTCATAACAatgatactgtagtagacagtagactgcaaattgactttAAGAATCTATAGCATGCAGGTGGGTCTGTAAAAAAAAACTCAACAAGAAGAAGATCAAAATAGCTGCAAGTTGTGTTTATTGAATTAAATGGGGTGTAATAAAATGAGTTGTGAGTAGGGGGtgttgtctccctccctcttctgttGGCTTTGAGAGTTTTTTTTAGAAAATGGGTTGGGGGAGGTGGCAGCAGGGTTTACCCAAACTCGTCTTCTGCACAGTTACTTTTTGCAGTTTTTTTTtgcaggggaagcaaaatagttTTGCCAGGGTGGCTGTGATCCGCGGGAGGAGAGCCTGTTTTTTCTTAGGCTCATCTGCAGCTACAATACCTGAACAGGTGACAGAGAACAGGGCATGAAatcagggtcgtgttcattagggtacACAGTAGCAAAATATTttgaaacagaaaacaaaaacaagcatttGTTATTGGCAAGTTCAAGAAAGTTCCTCCCTGTTTTAGTCCGTTGTCTTCCATTTAGTGGCTAATGAATAAGACCCTGATAACTTCATCATAGTCTCCCGTCCTTACATTACAATAGTGTGCTGAAGACAGATGCACATGCTGACTGACAGAAATGAGGACTTACTATCATTGCCAAGAGGAGACACCTTGTTCTTCTTCTGGTCCTTGTTATTTCCTCGCTTCTTCTTTCCTGACTTCCTCACTTCTTTCTTCATAgcctcttccttctctttcttcttagtagagagagaaacagaaatgaGTCGATGCCTCACAATCAAACAGCCCAAATAACTAAACGATCTACTGGTTCTTGGCTGTCTCACCTGTGTGGAGGTGATGTCCTTGAGGTCTGTGGAGAGGACGCTGCTGATGGGCTTGGTGC from Salvelinus alpinus chromosome 2, SLU_Salpinus.1, whole genome shotgun sequence carries:
- the LOC139542369 gene encoding uncharacterized protein, which gives rise to MDRNHKLLRINLLKAGTLQASAGEHVIQTDVHSAGRDGLSLPALVDCPQDSPRKAGTLQASAGEQVFQTDVHSAGHDGLSLPALVDCPQDRPRKAGTLQASAGEQVFQTDVHSAGHDGLSLPALVDCPQDSPRKAGTLQASAGEQVFQTDVHSAGHDGLSLPALVDCPQDRPRKAGTLQASAGEQVFQTDVHSAGHDGLSLPALVDCPQDSPRKNLVPKPPQGPRPSRETNIAKAEKKAREAIKARRAREAKAGVKKLSRQVVGVLALPQTLLSRTTSYSVLPAIKKGTKVTKMETTEPLCPLTPDGEIMMTTTHAARAAPSQTLEEEVGGAEVSEMSDSSLMPTKNRQDSLEKIPSLLPGKEDILLRSTPCATVMSPQTLKFILHGIMCRLEASESPQTRRANDPFRLMKDLFVEVQHALKNADISVVFGLEESIQFSGEDAVKAIVKTAAKRLSLRSDSNRAQLRAARSGSEGAIGCMADTITQVIDDYSENWSSDGHFGARRRRASGRSHSSTSSRSDVTLTEELLAWRETLEEDLEEMADDSTGLEKTSVSSAISEKSQVISYLSESTKPISSVLSTDLKDITSTQKKEKEEAMKKEVRKSGKKKRGNNKDQKKNKVSPLGNDSIVAADEPKKKQALLPRITATLAKLFCFPCKKKLQKVTVQKTSLGKPCCHLPQPIF